A window from Primulina huaijiensis isolate GDHJ02 chromosome 13, ASM1229523v2, whole genome shotgun sequence encodes these proteins:
- the LOC140990958 gene encoding vesicle transport protein GOT1-like, translating into MMSFEMNDRKKIGLGLTGFGVFFSFLGIIFFFDKGLLAMGNILFISGVALTIGLKSSLQFFSRPSNFKGSVSFVVGFFLVIIGWPVLGMIVESYGFVVLFSGFWPTVAVFLQKIPVIGWLFQQPFVRTFIDRYRGKRVPV; encoded by the exons ATGATGTCATTTGAGATGAACGATCGCAAAA AAATTGGACTTGGTTTGACGGGTTTCGGAGTGTTTTTTTCCTTTCTGGgtatcattttcttctttgacaAAGGACTACTTGCAATGGGAAAT ATCCTCTTCATATCAGGGGTTGCTTTAACAATTGGACTTAAATCATCCCTCCAATTCTTCTCGAGGCCTTCAAACTTTAAG GGATCTGTTTCATTTGTCGTTGGCTTCTTCTTAGTCATCATTGGATGGCCTGTACTAGGAATGATTGTTGAGTCGTATGGATTCGTTGTTCTATTCAG TGGCTTCTGGCCAACAGTGGCTGTTTTTCTGCAGAAGATTCCTGTTATTGGTTGGCTTTTCCAGCAGCCTTTTGTCAGAACG TTTATTGATCGTTATCGAGGTAAGAGAGTACCCGTGTAA